From a single Mycolicibacterium mengxianglii genomic region:
- a CDS encoding SDR family oxidoreductase, translating to MQNNDRAEFTGRTVLVTGGTRGIGACIAERLARSGASVGVIGRSLPTERLDGVEVFLGDVTAEGFAERVHQQVSETLGEVDTLIHSAGGATLSDGGVLAMSDADWTFAMHLNLISAARLDRAFIPAMIERRRGVVVHISSIQRRLALSTSVPYACSKAALTAYSKALATDVAKHNVRVNSVAPGIVETEMAVDFARELADARGADLESGKQELMDRHGGVPLGRVAMPVEVAELVAFLVSDRAPSIIGTEHILDGGTIRTL from the coding sequence ATGCAGAATAACGACAGAGCAGAGTTCACCGGCCGGACTGTTCTGGTCACCGGCGGTACGCGGGGTATCGGCGCATGCATTGCAGAGCGGCTGGCCCGAAGCGGTGCATCCGTTGGAGTGATCGGACGGTCACTGCCCACGGAGCGTCTCGACGGCGTAGAAGTCTTTCTGGGCGACGTAACTGCGGAGGGATTTGCAGAGCGCGTTCACCAGCAAGTGTCCGAGACGCTGGGCGAGGTCGACACTCTCATCCATTCGGCTGGCGGCGCCACGCTGTCCGATGGCGGAGTACTCGCAATGAGTGACGCGGACTGGACTTTTGCCATGCACCTCAATCTGATCTCAGCGGCCCGGCTCGACCGAGCCTTCATACCGGCCATGATCGAACGGCGCAGGGGAGTAGTCGTGCACATCAGCTCCATTCAGCGCCGACTGGCGCTGTCCACGTCGGTTCCCTACGCGTGCAGCAAGGCGGCGCTCACGGCGTACAGCAAGGCCCTGGCGACCGACGTGGCCAAGCACAACGTGCGCGTCAACAGCGTCGCTCCCGGGATCGTCGAAACCGAGATGGCCGTCGACTTCGCCCGTGAACTGGCCGATGCGCGAGGCGCCGACCTCGAGTCCGGAAAGCAGGAACTGATGGATCGACACGGAGGAGTTCCTCTGGGCCGCGTCGCAATGCCCGTCGAAGTGGCCGAACTGGTCGCGTTCCTGGTCTCGGATCGTGCTCCGTCGATCATCGGGACCGAACACATTCTGGACGGAGGAACCATCAGGACCCTGTGA
- a CDS encoding mycofactocin-coupled SDR family oxidoreductase produces the protein MNFDLEGRTAFVTGAARGQGRQHALTLAQHGANIVAIDLCDQIDTIPYPMSTPEDLAETVQLVESTGRKIIAKQGDVRDFEQVQATVDEAVAAFGRVDIVVANAGTNGLGGANGAGPFDSHDIDLQRWRDCIDTNLTGVFNTIKAAVPVMISGERGGSIIATSSTAGIRGLRSMADYVAAKHGVVGLCRAFANELAEYSIRVNTVHPTGVATQMVENAELPAFLEAHPKAAVNLNGNLLPVALVQPDDVSNAVLYLASDASRYVTGLEMTVDAGFTARA, from the coding sequence GTGAACTTCGACCTCGAGGGCCGAACAGCATTTGTCACCGGCGCCGCCCGCGGACAAGGACGCCAGCACGCACTCACGCTCGCACAACACGGTGCGAACATCGTTGCCATCGACTTGTGCGACCAGATCGACACCATCCCTTATCCGATGTCGACACCCGAGGATCTGGCAGAAACTGTGCAGCTGGTGGAGTCCACCGGACGAAAGATTATTGCCAAGCAGGGTGATGTACGTGACTTCGAACAGGTCCAGGCGACTGTCGACGAAGCGGTGGCGGCATTCGGGCGAGTCGACATCGTGGTCGCCAATGCGGGGACCAACGGACTCGGCGGCGCCAATGGTGCCGGCCCATTCGACAGCCACGACATCGACCTTCAGCGCTGGCGAGACTGCATCGACACCAACCTTACCGGCGTCTTCAACACCATCAAAGCCGCTGTACCGGTGATGATCTCCGGCGAGCGAGGCGGATCCATCATTGCCACGAGTTCCACGGCGGGAATCAGGGGCTTGCGGTCGATGGCCGACTACGTGGCCGCCAAGCACGGTGTGGTCGGACTCTGCCGCGCCTTCGCCAACGAACTGGCGGAGTACTCGATCCGGGTGAACACCGTGCACCCGACCGGCGTCGCTACGCAGATGGTCGAGAACGCCGAGCTGCCCGCATTCTTGGAGGCCCATCCCAAGGCTGCGGTCAATCTCAACGGCAATCTTCTTCCCGTCGCACTTGTCCAGCCCGATGATGTCAGTAATGCGGTGCTGTATCTGGCTTCTGACGCCTCGCGCTACGTCACCGGTCTGGAAATGACGGTCGACGCCGGATTCACCGCGCGAGCATGA
- a CDS encoding carboxymuconolactone decarboxylase family protein, translating into MTLNSDLVERFQLPAVAAVSPAAYLALEGAWRAAESSLDSELFALIVRQVEALLDPGESTGTGSEAADGYLAAARAVVEQFVDYVPDIDAELLAPVLDKLGKTGLRSFIEAIYTVDQTTRLRVAHRRLLGDAEFTADFPQWPADRKVLTPIRANNLWHDTILAPGTVKPEAELSTFVREIVRLRAGWYHHCDLCNSLRLVEDGVPVVDGATDQLVMQSNFEASDLSAATKAALRYADVYMTDPANITDAIKEDLFAHFTRDQVVQLTLELSSWNYQKTLVALRIDKAVHEGKLTAFILNDHGTVTPGAPLS; encoded by the coding sequence GTGACGTTGAATTCCGACCTCGTAGAGCGATTTCAGCTGCCTGCCGTCGCAGCGGTCAGTCCCGCTGCGTATCTCGCACTTGAGGGAGCGTGGCGCGCTGCAGAGTCATCGCTCGACAGCGAGTTGTTCGCGTTGATCGTCCGGCAGGTCGAAGCATTGCTCGACCCCGGGGAATCAACCGGTACGGGTTCGGAGGCCGCCGACGGGTACCTGGCGGCGGCGCGCGCCGTCGTCGAGCAGTTCGTGGACTACGTTCCCGATATCGACGCAGAACTGCTGGCCCCGGTTCTCGACAAGCTCGGCAAGACCGGCCTCCGAAGCTTCATCGAGGCTATTTACACCGTCGACCAGACGACGCGGCTCCGTGTTGCGCACCGCCGTCTCCTGGGTGACGCCGAGTTCACGGCGGACTTCCCGCAGTGGCCGGCAGATCGTAAAGTGCTCACCCCGATTCGGGCAAATAACCTATGGCACGACACGATATTGGCGCCTGGGACGGTGAAGCCCGAAGCCGAGTTGAGCACATTCGTCCGCGAAATCGTCCGGTTGCGGGCCGGGTGGTACCACCACTGCGATCTGTGCAACTCCCTGCGCCTGGTCGAAGATGGGGTTCCCGTTGTCGACGGTGCGACAGACCAACTCGTGATGCAGTCGAACTTCGAGGCTAGTGACCTTTCAGCGGCCACCAAAGCTGCACTGCGATATGCCGACGTGTACATGACTGATCCCGCGAACATCACCGACGCCATCAAGGAGGATCTCTTCGCGCACTTCACGCGGGACCAGGTCGTTCAGCTCACGCTCGAACTTAGCTCTTGGAACTACCAGAAGACGCTGGTGGCACTGCGCATCGACAAAGCAGTACACGAAGGCAAGCTCACCGCGTTCATTCTGAACGACCATGGCACTGTGACACCTGGTGCGCCACTAAGCTGA
- a CDS encoding YaeQ family protein, whose product MALSATVFKVELGVSDVDHGYYADHTLTVARHPSETDERMVVRLLAFGLRAHRLSDVDGELAFGAGLSTPGVPDLRLADYTGRILEWINVGQPDERALGKATSQADQVLLFPFAAGAATWWRTVGPKVSAWKNLSVVQIPHAPVQQLAQTVDRRFSAQVMVMEGQVTMTVGAVDVTFTPEPME is encoded by the coding sequence GTGGCCCTTTCTGCAACAGTATTCAAAGTCGAACTTGGCGTCTCTGATGTCGATCACGGTTACTACGCCGATCACACGCTGACCGTGGCCCGTCATCCCAGTGAGACCGATGAGCGGATGGTCGTGCGGTTGTTGGCGTTTGGGCTGCGCGCACACCGGCTCAGCGACGTCGACGGTGAGTTGGCGTTCGGGGCCGGCCTCTCCACCCCGGGGGTTCCGGACCTGCGGCTCGCCGACTATACGGGCCGCATCCTGGAGTGGATCAACGTCGGCCAGCCTGATGAACGCGCCTTGGGCAAGGCGACCAGCCAGGCCGATCAGGTGCTGCTGTTCCCGTTCGCCGCCGGCGCGGCCACCTGGTGGCGCACCGTCGGCCCCAAAGTGTCGGCATGGAAGAACCTGTCGGTGGTGCAGATACCGCATGCACCGGTGCAGCAGCTGGCCCAAACCGTTGACCGACGGTTTTCGGCGCAGGTGATGGTGATGGAAGGTCAGGTGACGATGACCGTAGGCGCTGTCGACGTCACCTTCACGCCCGAGCCAATGGAGTGA
- the phnN gene encoding phosphonate metabolism protein/1,5-bisphosphokinase (PRPP-forming) PhnN, producing MTGTFVAVVGPSGAGKDSVLDVARKRFAADPSVVFPRRIITRPYGPGEDHRAVTIAEFAELAHGGAFALTWRAHGLDYGIGVDVATQVADGAVAVVNVSRTVLADLPQQFPRFAVVRVTVSEEVRRARLTQRGREDHTAVRARLARPDPAPDHAIDLEIVNDGTVEEAGARLAGFVRRLWLGQPASEISIGRTPQKAASRPKVPR from the coding sequence GTGACGGGGACTTTCGTCGCGGTTGTCGGTCCCAGCGGCGCTGGTAAGGACTCGGTGCTCGATGTCGCGCGCAAGCGATTCGCGGCGGATCCGAGCGTGGTGTTCCCACGGCGGATCATCACGCGTCCCTACGGCCCGGGAGAGGATCATCGCGCCGTGACCATCGCCGAATTCGCCGAACTCGCCCACGGCGGTGCGTTCGCCCTCACATGGCGAGCGCACGGCCTCGACTACGGGATCGGCGTCGACGTCGCGACACAGGTCGCGGACGGCGCGGTCGCCGTGGTGAACGTGTCCCGTACGGTGCTGGCCGATCTGCCGCAACAGTTCCCGCGATTCGCGGTCGTGCGGGTGACGGTGTCCGAAGAGGTGCGCAGGGCACGGCTGACGCAGCGTGGGCGCGAAGACCACACCGCCGTCCGCGCACGCCTGGCACGCCCGGACCCTGCCCCGGACCACGCCATCGATCTGGAGATCGTCAACGACGGAACCGTCGAGGAGGCCGGGGCACGTCTGGCGGGGTTCGTCCGGCGCTTGTGGTTGGGGCAACCAGCCAGCGAAATCTCCATCGGTCGTACGCCGCAGAAAGCCGCGTCACGGCCAAAGGTCCCGCGATAG
- a CDS encoding alpha-D-ribose 1-methylphosphonate 5-triphosphate diphosphatase: MMAFSEKIFRNARIVLEDDVVHGVVRVVGGVIADVSAGTSTDVAGEDLDGDFLLPGVVELHTDQVETYYQPRPQRFWAPVPAVIAHDAQMAASGVTTVLDALRIGSGPGDTTISRDAGTLVGAVMHAQNEGLLRAEHFIHLRCEVATPDVLDIFDELGSHEGVRLVSLMDHTPGQRQYADIEAFRTYMVGKHRLSPEGFDEHVAQLHTRSAQYSAVNRIELASCARGLGLTLAAHDDATADHVAESSALGVRISEFPTTLEAAAAAREAGQVVMMGAPNVVRGGSHSGNVAAADLLEAGLLDVLSSDYVASSPLQAVFSLVDSGTLTMPEAVALVTANPARAIGLDDRGTIAAGRRADLVRVSVHQAGVAVGVGPIDQVPIVRGVWREGRRVA; encoded by the coding sequence ATGATGGCTTTTTCGGAGAAAATTTTTCGAAATGCGCGCATCGTGTTGGAGGACGATGTGGTGCACGGCGTGGTGCGTGTGGTCGGCGGCGTCATCGCCGATGTGTCCGCGGGCACGTCGACCGATGTCGCAGGTGAGGATCTCGACGGCGATTTCCTGCTCCCAGGCGTTGTCGAACTACACACCGATCAGGTGGAGACCTACTATCAGCCTCGCCCACAACGGTTCTGGGCCCCCGTGCCCGCGGTGATCGCCCACGATGCCCAGATGGCGGCATCGGGCGTCACCACGGTGCTGGATGCGTTGCGCATCGGCAGCGGCCCGGGCGATACCACGATCAGTCGGGACGCAGGCACTCTGGTCGGGGCCGTAATGCACGCTCAGAATGAGGGACTGCTGCGCGCCGAACATTTCATCCACCTCCGCTGCGAGGTGGCGACACCGGATGTTCTCGATATATTCGACGAGCTGGGCAGCCACGAAGGCGTACGGCTGGTCTCCCTCATGGATCACACGCCTGGACAGCGGCAGTACGCCGACATTGAGGCGTTCCGCACCTACATGGTGGGGAAGCACCGGCTCAGCCCAGAGGGTTTCGACGAGCACGTCGCCCAGTTGCACACCCGGTCGGCACAGTATTCAGCGGTCAATCGGATCGAACTGGCCTCATGCGCCCGGGGTCTGGGGCTAACCCTCGCAGCGCACGACGATGCCACGGCCGACCATGTCGCCGAATCTTCAGCGCTCGGGGTGCGGATCTCCGAGTTCCCCACCACGCTGGAGGCCGCGGCGGCGGCCCGGGAAGCCGGGCAGGTGGTGATGATGGGGGCGCCCAATGTAGTTCGGGGCGGCTCGCATTCGGGCAATGTCGCGGCAGCGGACCTGCTGGAAGCCGGTCTGCTCGACGTCCTCTCCAGCGACTACGTCGCGTCCAGCCCACTACAGGCGGTGTTCTCCCTCGTCGACAGCGGCACCCTGACAATGCCGGAAGCTGTTGCGCTGGTGACCGCCAACCCAGCTCGGGCAATCGGACTCGATGACCGCGGCACCATCGCGGCGGGACGTCGCGCGGACCTGGTCCGGGTCTCTGTGCACCAGGCCGGCGTGGCCGTGGGGGTCGGACCGATCGATCAGGTGCCGATCGTGCGTGGTGTGTGGCGCGAAGGCCGGCGGGTCGCGTGA
- a CDS encoding DUF1045 domain-containing protein, with translation MTRYAVYLIPGIDSGATEPAAALRSAADSWFARAEFQDVTVDARRYGFHATMKAPFRAAAGVSERMITDAVAELAAAHRQVTLRALQPVTIGGFRALVPTGPTENVDALAAEVVRGVDHLRAPLDDADRARRRPDRLSLRQRELLEAWGYPYVLDEFRVHMTLTDRLSAARAPEVDRAIDRHFAEFAGCDIPITSLSVCVEPEPGSAFRPLATHQLRTAATTPAR, from the coding sequence ATGACCAGATACGCGGTGTACCTGATTCCCGGCATCGATTCCGGTGCAACAGAACCGGCTGCCGCTTTGCGCTCCGCGGCTGATTCCTGGTTCGCACGTGCCGAGTTCCAGGACGTCACCGTCGATGCCCGCCGTTACGGTTTCCACGCGACGATGAAGGCGCCGTTCCGAGCGGCGGCCGGGGTGAGCGAACGCATGATCACCGACGCGGTAGCCGAGCTGGCCGCCGCGCACCGGCAGGTCACGCTGCGGGCCCTGCAACCGGTCACCATCGGTGGATTCCGCGCCCTGGTCCCCACCGGGCCGACCGAGAACGTGGATGCCCTGGCGGCGGAGGTGGTCCGCGGTGTGGACCACTTGCGCGCGCCTCTCGACGATGCGGACCGTGCGCGCCGCCGGCCAGATCGGTTGTCGTTGAGACAGCGAGAGTTACTGGAAGCGTGGGGATATCCGTATGTGCTGGACGAGTTCCGTGTCCACATGACGTTGACCGACCGGCTGTCGGCTGCCCGTGCCCCGGAGGTCGACAGGGCCATCGACCGTCACTTCGCCGAGTTTGCCGGGTGTGACATCCCGATCACCTCGTTGTCCGTGTGTGTCGAACCCGAGCCGGGCAGCGCGTTCCGCCCCCTGGCCACCCACCAGTTGCGCACCGCCGCAACCACCCCCGCCCGTTAG
- the phnL gene encoding phosphonate C-P lyase system protein PhnL, which produces MTRMLDDNLALSLVDVSKTFTLHLQGGQRLPVLRGVDVDVPRGTCVVLGGESGAGKSSILKMVYGSYAADGGQILLPRDGRVLDLVTAEPREIIAARRDTMGYVSQFLRAVPRVSALDVVAEPLLDHGLPHEQAHERAADLLERLAIPRRLWNLPPATFSGGEQQRVNIARGFVAGRPLLLLDEPTASLDAGNRAVVIELIREHLARGVAMLAIFHDATVREAVADVIIDVTRFSPDQARVSAEAVA; this is translated from the coding sequence ATGACCAGAATGTTGGACGACAACTTGGCACTCTCACTTGTCGATGTCAGCAAGACCTTCACACTGCACCTGCAAGGTGGACAACGACTTCCGGTGTTGCGCGGAGTGGACGTCGATGTGCCCCGCGGTACCTGCGTGGTGCTCGGTGGCGAATCGGGTGCGGGCAAGAGCAGCATCCTGAAGATGGTGTACGGCAGCTACGCGGCCGACGGGGGACAGATACTGCTGCCCCGCGACGGACGGGTTCTCGATCTGGTCACCGCCGAACCGCGCGAGATCATCGCCGCCCGCCGCGACACCATGGGTTATGTCAGCCAGTTCCTGCGCGCGGTACCGCGGGTCTCGGCACTCGACGTGGTCGCCGAACCGCTGCTCGACCACGGGCTACCTCACGAGCAGGCACACGAGCGGGCGGCAGACCTGTTGGAGCGTCTGGCTATCCCCCGGCGGCTCTGGAACCTGCCGCCGGCCACGTTTTCCGGAGGGGAGCAGCAGCGGGTCAACATTGCCCGCGGGTTCGTCGCCGGACGACCGCTACTGCTCCTCGACGAGCCGACCGCGTCACTGGATGCCGGTAACCGGGCCGTGGTCATCGAACTGATTCGGGAACACCTGGCGCGCGGGGTCGCGATGCTGGCGATCTTCCACGATGCCACCGTTCGCGAAGCGGTCGCCGACGTGATCATCGATGTCACGCGGTTCTCCCCCGATCAGGCGCGCGTCTCGGCAGAAGCCGTGGCATGA
- the phnK gene encoding phosphonate C-P lyase system protein PhnK, with protein MNAELPLLSVTDAGHRYGARFGCRNVSFDLWPGEVLAVVGESGSGKSTLMGMLAQQLSTDEGSVRYRIDDTLTDLSSLSEREVRRLWRTEWGFVHQNPADGLRMYVSAGGNVGEPLMANGWRHYGQIRERAAQWLERVEIPLERMDDAPVTFSGGMRQRVQIARNLVFGPRVVFMDEPTSGLDVSVQARLLDLIRSLVADLQLAVVIVTHDLAVARLISHRTLVMKDGGIVEQGLTDRVLDDPQTPYAQLLVSSILQG; from the coding sequence ATGAACGCAGAGCTGCCGTTGTTGAGCGTGACCGACGCGGGTCACCGGTACGGCGCCCGATTCGGTTGCCGGAATGTGAGTTTCGACCTGTGGCCCGGCGAGGTCCTGGCTGTCGTCGGTGAGTCCGGTTCGGGAAAGTCAACCCTGATGGGGATGCTCGCGCAGCAACTGTCGACCGACGAGGGCAGCGTGCGCTACCGCATCGACGACACACTGACCGACCTCTCGTCGCTGAGCGAACGCGAGGTACGCCGGCTGTGGCGTACCGAATGGGGGTTCGTGCACCAGAATCCCGCCGACGGGCTGCGCATGTATGTCAGTGCCGGCGGCAATGTCGGCGAACCGCTGATGGCCAACGGGTGGCGGCACTACGGCCAGATCCGGGAACGCGCCGCGCAATGGCTGGAACGCGTCGAGATCCCCTTGGAGCGCATGGATGACGCACCCGTGACGTTCTCGGGCGGTATGCGGCAACGCGTCCAGATCGCCCGCAATCTCGTCTTCGGGCCGCGCGTGGTGTTCATGGACGAACCGACCAGCGGGCTGGACGTCTCCGTCCAGGCGCGGCTGCTCGACCTCATTCGGTCGCTGGTCGCCGATCTGCAGTTGGCGGTGGTGATCGTGACACACGATCTCGCCGTTGCCCGGCTCATCTCCCATCGCACGCTCGTGATGAAGGACGGCGGGATCGTCGAGCAAGGCCTCACCGACCGTGTGCTCGATGATCCACAAACGCCGTACGCACAACTACTCGTCTCCTCGATTCTGCAGGGGTGA
- a CDS encoding alpha-D-ribose 1-methylphosphonate 5-phosphate C-P-lyase PhnJ, producing MSEPQIAYNEGYLDEQTKRVVRRALLKALAIPGFQVPFASREVPMPRGWGTGGVQVTASVIGSDDTLKVIDQGADDTTNAVSIRQFFEKVSDVETTTHTEAATVIQTRHRIPETDLREGQIMVYQVPQPEPLRSLEPREKETRQLHALEEYGLMFVRLYEDIARYGRITRTYDYPVLVNGRYVMAPSPIPSFDNPKLHQSPAMHLFGAGREKRIYAVPPYTDVESLGFEDHPFQPQLFETPCEICGSRNVYLDEVILDDQGTSMFVCSDSDHCERVAADRDITAEKQGVDA from the coding sequence ATGAGCGAGCCCCAAATCGCGTACAACGAGGGCTACCTCGACGAGCAGACAAAACGCGTGGTACGTCGAGCCCTGCTGAAGGCGCTCGCGATTCCCGGCTTCCAGGTGCCCTTCGCCTCGCGTGAGGTCCCGATGCCGCGTGGCTGGGGTACCGGCGGCGTCCAGGTGACTGCATCGGTGATCGGTTCCGACGACACCCTCAAGGTGATCGACCAGGGGGCTGACGACACCACCAACGCCGTCTCGATCCGTCAGTTCTTCGAGAAGGTCTCCGACGTCGAAACCACCACCCACACAGAGGCTGCGACCGTAATCCAGACTCGGCACCGCATCCCGGAGACGGACCTGCGCGAAGGCCAGATCATGGTGTATCAGGTTCCGCAACCGGAACCGCTGCGGTCGCTGGAACCGCGCGAGAAAGAGACCCGCCAACTGCACGCCCTCGAAGAGTACGGACTGATGTTCGTGCGCCTCTACGAGGACATCGCCCGCTATGGGCGCATCACGCGGACCTACGACTATCCGGTTCTCGTCAACGGCCGGTATGTGATGGCGCCGTCGCCGATCCCGAGTTTCGACAACCCCAAGTTGCACCAGAGCCCGGCGATGCACCTGTTCGGGGCCGGACGAGAGAAGCGCATCTACGCTGTCCCGCCGTACACGGACGTGGAGAGCCTCGGCTTCGAAGATCACCCGTTCCAGCCGCAGCTGTTTGAGACACCCTGTGAGATATGCGGATCCCGCAACGTCTATTTGGACGAGGTGATCCTCGACGATCAAGGCACCTCCATGTTCGTCTGCTCGGACAGTGACCACTGTGAACGTGTCGCCGCCGACCGCGACATCACCGCAGAAAAGCAAGGGGTGGACGCATGA
- a CDS encoding carbon-phosphorus lyase complex subunit PhnI has product MYVAVKGGEKAITNAHRLLAARGRGPTDLPPLGHQQVRDQLGVLVARVMAEGSLYDTDLAARALIQAQGDVVEAVTLLRSYRTTLPRFGTTVALNTGALPTDRRVSSTFKDIPGGQQLGATFDYTHRLLADESATGPVQVATDDVAHEPMPRVTDVLGVGALIEPDRPAGQVEDPEPDDLTREPTLFPMTRTGRLQALSRGDEGFLLALGYSTQRGYGNNHPFAGEIRVGEVEVEFIAPEVGHAIPIGRIELTECQMVNQFVGGHDQPPQFTRGYGLVFGRAERKAMSMALVDRALRTDEFGELADSAAQDEEFVISHADNVQAAGFVEHLKLPHYVDFQAELMMLRGLRRDFDQRHGAATVSAAGIQEEVAP; this is encoded by the coding sequence ATGTATGTCGCTGTCAAAGGCGGTGAGAAGGCCATCACCAATGCCCACCGACTCCTCGCCGCCCGCGGACGAGGGCCGACGGACCTGCCGCCGCTGGGCCACCAGCAGGTACGCGACCAGCTGGGGGTGCTCGTGGCACGAGTCATGGCCGAGGGATCGCTGTACGACACCGATCTCGCCGCGAGAGCCTTGATACAGGCCCAGGGTGATGTGGTCGAGGCGGTGACATTGCTGCGTTCGTATCGCACGACATTGCCCCGATTCGGTACAACGGTCGCACTGAACACCGGCGCGTTACCCACCGACCGCCGGGTCTCCTCAACGTTCAAGGACATTCCCGGGGGCCAGCAACTGGGTGCCACCTTCGACTACACGCATCGGTTGCTCGCGGACGAGTCGGCCACCGGCCCGGTCCAGGTGGCCACCGATGACGTGGCCCATGAGCCGATGCCGCGGGTCACCGATGTACTCGGCGTCGGGGCGCTCATCGAGCCCGACCGGCCCGCGGGCCAGGTGGAGGATCCGGAACCCGACGATCTCACCCGGGAGCCGACCCTCTTCCCCATGACACGGACTGGACGGCTGCAGGCGCTGTCCCGCGGAGATGAGGGATTTCTTCTCGCACTGGGATATTCCACCCAGCGTGGGTACGGCAACAATCACCCGTTCGCCGGCGAGATTCGGGTCGGCGAGGTCGAAGTCGAGTTCATAGCACCCGAGGTCGGGCATGCGATCCCCATCGGACGCATCGAACTCACCGAATGCCAGATGGTCAACCAGTTCGTCGGCGGCCACGACCAGCCGCCACAGTTCACCCGCGGATACGGGCTCGTCTTCGGGCGTGCCGAACGTAAGGCGATGTCGATGGCGCTGGTCGACCGCGCCCTGCGGACAGACGAGTTCGGTGAGCTGGCCGACTCCGCGGCCCAGGACGAGGAATTCGTGATCAGCCATGCCGACAACGTGCAGGCAGCCGGTTTCGTCGAACACCTGAAGCTTCCGCACTACGTCGACTTCCAGGCCGAGCTGATGATGCTGCGCGGCCTACGACGAGATTTCGACCAACGTCACGGGGCGGCCACAGTGTCGGCTGCCGGGATCCAAGAGGAGGTCGCGCCATGA
- the phnH gene encoding phosphonate C-P lyase system protein PhnH, protein MTTALNSLRASGFRAAGPDAQQVFRSILGAMSRPTTPQPVAVDLAPPTPLGTTVAAVVLTLCDEHTPLWLDAPLRSNAAVAEWIRFHTGAPVVEDVTKAAFAVASSPATVPALHELDPGTDIAPHTSATLIIDIRDAEPVGAALVATGPGVHGAVTWDGRGAPAELVRYRADRTSAFPQGIDLIFADHDSVFALPRTTHLESLETGSENP, encoded by the coding sequence ATGACGACGGCATTGAATTCCCTGCGGGCCAGCGGGTTCCGCGCGGCCGGGCCCGACGCCCAGCAGGTATTCCGGAGCATCCTCGGCGCCATGTCCCGCCCGACCACACCGCAGCCCGTCGCCGTTGACCTGGCACCGCCGACACCGCTCGGCACCACCGTCGCCGCAGTGGTGCTCACCCTGTGCGATGAACACACCCCGCTGTGGCTGGATGCACCGCTGCGTTCGAACGCCGCAGTGGCGGAATGGATTCGCTTCCACACCGGCGCACCCGTGGTCGAGGACGTCACGAAGGCCGCCTTCGCAGTGGCGTCCTCCCCGGCCACCGTGCCGGCGCTGCACGAATTGGATCCCGGCACCGACATCGCACCGCACACATCGGCCACGCTGATCATCGACATCCGTGACGCGGAACCGGTGGGGGCAGCGTTGGTCGCGACCGGTCCGGGCGTACACGGCGCCGTCACCTGGGACGGACGCGGCGCACCGGCCGAGTTGGTGCGGTATCGCGCAGACCGCACATCGGCGTTCCCGCAAGGAATCGACCTGATCTTCGCCGATCACGACTCAGTCTTTGCGTTGCCACGCACCACCCACCTGGAATCGCTCGAGACCGGATCGGAGAATCCCTGA
- the phnG gene encoding phosphonate C-P lyase system protein PhnG yields the protein MNTTETLQERRRRSARALSRASRAELADLWQSWPDPPEVEHLRAPETGLVMVQGRVGGGGDRFNLGEATVTRATVRVRETGSETVGTAYVLGTDHEHAELAAIFDAMLNSSMHDTVLRDVIAALEHRQLAHDAEHYAQGRSTVVEFFTAARENSGADEDDE from the coding sequence ATGAACACCACAGAAACACTGCAGGAGCGCAGACGACGCTCGGCCCGTGCGCTGTCGCGCGCGAGCCGGGCCGAGCTGGCCGACCTGTGGCAGAGCTGGCCGGACCCGCCCGAAGTAGAACACCTGCGTGCCCCCGAAACCGGGCTCGTGATGGTCCAGGGCCGCGTCGGGGGTGGCGGCGACCGCTTCAATCTGGGAGAGGCCACCGTGACCCGAGCTACCGTTCGGGTACGCGAGACCGGCTCCGAGACGGTCGGGACCGCCTACGTTCTGGGCACCGACCACGAACATGCCGAACTCGCAGCCATATTCGACGCGATGCTGAACTCGTCGATGCACGATACGGTGCTGCGCGATGTCATCGCTGCACTGGAGCACCGGCAGTTGGCGCACGACGCCGAGCACTACGCGCAGGGCCGCAGCACCGTGGTCGAATTCTTCACCGCGGCACGGGAAAATTCGGGTGCCGACGAGGACGACGAATGA